One Glycocaulis abyssi DNA window includes the following coding sequences:
- the hisG gene encoding ATP phosphoribosyltransferase: protein MSAGRLTLAVQKSGRLAEGGFDLLKQSGVKLAYARDALMRRAENVPLDLMLIRDDDIPSFVASGSCGCGIVGENVLAEAAARSPRVAGLEIVQRLGFARCTLKLAAPLEGPVQSVADLEGRAIATSYPALTAKFLQERGIMAEIVEMGGSVEVAPRMKIADAICDLVSTGATLEANGLAAFETVLESEAVLIANPEALNGGGATLDLLVERFKGVIASRQTKYILLNAPKDRLDEIRAVLPGADAPTVAPVVGRDDVVAIHAVCTEEVFWSTLEQIKAAGGRSILVLPIEKMMA, encoded by the coding sequence ATGAGCGCCGGACGCCTGACCCTGGCCGTGCAGAAGAGCGGCCGGCTCGCCGAAGGCGGGTTTGACCTCCTGAAGCAATCGGGCGTGAAGCTCGCCTATGCGCGCGACGCGCTGATGCGCCGGGCAGAGAATGTCCCGCTCGATCTGATGCTGATCCGCGATGATGATATCCCGAGCTTCGTCGCATCGGGCTCGTGCGGGTGCGGCATTGTCGGCGAGAATGTGCTGGCCGAGGCGGCGGCGCGCTCGCCCCGCGTGGCGGGCCTCGAGATCGTCCAGCGGCTGGGCTTTGCGCGATGCACGCTGAAACTCGCCGCGCCTCTGGAAGGGCCGGTCCAGTCGGTGGCAGACCTTGAGGGCCGCGCCATCGCCACCTCCTATCCCGCTTTGACGGCGAAATTCCTGCAAGAGCGCGGCATCATGGCAGAGATCGTGGAGATGGGCGGCTCTGTCGAGGTCGCGCCGCGCATGAAGATTGCTGATGCGATCTGTGACCTCGTTTCCACCGGCGCTACGCTGGAAGCCAATGGGCTGGCCGCGTTCGAGACCGTGCTGGAGAGCGAGGCGGTGCTGATCGCCAACCCGGAAGCCCTCAATGGCGGGGGCGCGACGCTGGACCTGCTGGTGGAGCGCTTCAAGGGCGTGATCGCCTCGCGCCAGACCAAATACATCCTGCTCAATGCCCCGAAAGACAGGCTGGACGAGATACGCGCCGTGCTGCCCGGCGCCGATGCGCCAACCGTCGCGCCCGTGGTCGGCCGTGACGATGTGGTCGCCATCCATGCGGTGTGCACCGAAGAAGTGTTCTGGTCGACGCTGGAGCAGATCAAGGCCGCGGGCGGGCGCTCCATCCTCGTATTGCCGATCGAAAAGATGATGGCGTAA
- a CDS encoding YerC/YecD family TrpR-related protein: protein MRLDRETRTRDFNALCEALLAAKDAGEMARFLTDLTTPGERDALAERWRVAQLLEAGRSYREISAETGVSTTTVTRVARFLAQEPHQGYRLVLDRLKAKTR, encoded by the coding sequence ATGCGCCTCGACAGGGAGACAAGGACCCGTGATTTCAACGCGCTGTGCGAGGCGCTGCTGGCCGCTAAGGATGCAGGCGAGATGGCGCGCTTCCTCACCGATCTGACGACGCCCGGCGAGCGTGACGCGCTGGCCGAGCGCTGGCGCGTGGCGCAGCTGCTCGAAGCGGGGCGCTCCTACCGGGAGATCAGCGCCGAGACCGGCGTTTCCACCACCACGGTCACGCGCGTCGCGCGCTTCCTCGCGCAGGAGCCGCACCAGGGCTACAGGCTGGTGCTGGACCGGCTGAAGGCAAAAACCCGATGA
- a CDS encoding pentapeptide repeat-containing protein, with protein MKQVLAAFAMSIAFSVPALAQNAGEIARVQAGASCTGCNLFQADLAYRNLPGVDLSGSRLRQSDLSLSTMNNARLAQTDLSIANLFGGRFTGVSFAGANLERATLVGGYFGGADFSGANLTGANISGAEMERARGLTQSQLNAACGDASTRLPAGLRVPPCASGR; from the coding sequence ATGAAACAGGTTCTGGCTGCTTTCGCCATGAGTATCGCGTTTTCTGTGCCCGCACTCGCGCAGAATGCCGGCGAGATTGCGCGCGTGCAGGCGGGCGCTTCGTGCACCGGGTGCAATCTGTTCCAGGCGGATCTGGCCTATCGCAACCTGCCGGGCGTGGACCTCTCTGGCTCGCGCCTGCGCCAGAGCGATCTGTCGCTCTCCACCATGAACAATGCCCGGCTGGCGCAGACCGATCTGTCCATCGCCAATCTGTTTGGCGGCCGGTTTACAGGGGTCAGCTTTGCCGGGGCCAATCTGGAGCGCGCCACTCTGGTGGGCGGCTATTTTGGCGGCGCGGATTTTTCCGGCGCCAACCTCACCGGCGCCAATATTTCCGGCGCGGAGATGGAGCGCGCGCGGGGCCTGACGCAAAGCCAGCTGAACGCCGCCTGCGGCGATGCATCGACGCGCCTGCCTGCGGGCCTTCGTGTGCCGCCTTGCGCGTCAGGCCGCTAG
- a CDS encoding pentapeptide repeat-containing protein has protein sequence MKLRNLAIAALIPLTALTAPLAAAGDLAENAQATRTERDADPQRRLVIGGECASCDFSGSNLAGAHLYRGNFANADFSGAQLLGARFANMRLDGADFADASMREVRLSNVTMNGASLVDANMTDMRAHQVMLQGANASDVQMNGASLVQVSLQGANLRDADFSAATIRSGDMRGASLQDARLTNVVMQHIIMHQANLRGAAMEGAFLDHVDLTGATLRGANLTGARFRAVNLTGVDLSRTLGLTAQLLEKACGDETTRLPEDMNITLAACDNEIPGARPVDERAFIAEAEARRLAQLEAAQEAFADALASVQSRAMASGGLEREAMETAREALREAARAQAELARARAHSGWQFDMRRSELGEPMQFWLDGATPPQPPTPPARADRPDRR, from the coding sequence ATGAAATTGCGCAATCTTGCCATTGCTGCGCTTATTCCGCTGACGGCGCTGACCGCGCCGCTCGCTGCGGCGGGCGATCTGGCGGAAAACGCGCAAGCCACGCGCACCGAGCGCGACGCGGACCCGCAGCGCCGCCTGGTGATTGGCGGCGAGTGCGCCTCATGCGATTTCAGCGGCTCCAACCTGGCCGGCGCCCATCTTTATCGCGGCAATTTCGCCAACGCCGATTTTTCCGGCGCGCAATTGCTCGGCGCGCGCTTTGCCAATATGCGCCTTGATGGCGCGGATTTCGCCGATGCGTCCATGCGCGAGGTGCGCCTGTCGAACGTGACGATGAACGGCGCCAGCCTGGTAGACGCCAACATGACCGATATGCGCGCCCATCAGGTCATGCTGCAGGGCGCCAATGCCAGCGATGTGCAGATGAACGGGGCGAGCCTGGTGCAGGTCAGCCTGCAAGGGGCCAATCTGCGCGATGCCGACTTCAGCGCGGCCACGATACGCTCCGGCGATATGCGCGGCGCCAGCCTGCAGGATGCGCGCCTGACCAATGTGGTGATGCAGCACATCATCATGCACCAGGCAAATCTGCGCGGCGCCGCGATGGAAGGCGCCTTCCTCGATCATGTGGACCTGACCGGGGCGACGTTGCGCGGCGCCAATCTTACCGGCGCGCGCTTCCGCGCGGTCAACCTGACCGGCGTGGACCTGTCACGCACGCTGGGGCTGACTGCGCAATTGCTGGAAAAGGCGTGCGGTGACGAAACCACGCGCCTGCCTGAAGACATGAATATTACGCTGGCGGCGTGTGACAACGAAATCCCCGGCGCCCGTCCGGTCGATGAGCGCGCCTTTATCGCCGAGGCCGAGGCGCGCCGTCTGGCACAGCTGGAAGCCGCCCAGGAAGCCTTCGCCGATGCGCTGGCCAGCGTGCAGTCGCGCGCCATGGCCTCTGGCGGGCTTGAGCGTGAGGCGATGGAGACAGCGCGTGAAGCCTTGCGCGAAGCCGCCCGTGCGCAGGCAGAGCTGGCCCGCGCACGCGCGCATTCGGGCTGGCAGTTCGACATGCGGCGCTCCGAGCTGGGCGAGCCCATGCAGTTCTGGCTGGACGGCGCGACACCGCCCCAGCCGCCCACGCCCCCTGCCCGCGCGGACCGGCCCGACCGGCGGTAG
- the aspS gene encoding aspartate--tRNA ligase, giving the protein MSVTKTHWRTHTCGELRKDHVGNDVTISGWVHRKRDHGGLLFIDLRDHYGLTQCVLEPDSEHFARLERLRVESVVTLTGKVVARSEDTVNKNLPTGEVELRVEGLTVQSEAEELPLAVFGEPDWAEEVRLKHRYIDLRRESLHKRIVLRSKIIDSIRRRMIEQNFVEYQTPILTASSPEGARDYLVPSRIHPGKFYALPQAPQQFKQLIMVSGFDRYFQIAPCFRDEDARADRAPGEFYQLDMEMSFVDQEDVFGVIEPVLAGLFREFADGREVSDDAFPRIPYAEAIRTYGSDKPDLRNPLKMQAVTEHFAGSGFKVFAGMIEKNPAVEVWAIPAPTGGSRAFCDRMNSWAQKEGQPGLGYIFWREEGGALEGAGPIAKNIGPERTDAIRNQLGLKAGDAVFFVAGVPKDMYAFAGRARDIVGRELDLCEKNVFKFCWIVDFPMYEWNEDEKKIDFSHNPFSMPQMDAETFMALDKGDSDTLLGLKAWQYDIVCNGVELSSGAIRNHRPDVMLKAFEYAGYGPEVVEEAFGGMLNAFRYGAPPHGGIAPGVDRIVMLLAGVENLREIVMFPKDQQARDLMMNAPAYPEARQLRELHLRTVLPEAKKG; this is encoded by the coding sequence ATGTCCGTTACCAAGACCCATTGGCGCACCCATACCTGCGGCGAGCTGCGCAAAGATCATGTTGGTAATGATGTCACCATCTCCGGCTGGGTGCACAGAAAGCGCGATCATGGCGGCCTGCTCTTCATCGACCTGCGCGATCATTACGGCCTTACCCAGTGCGTGCTGGAGCCGGATTCAGAGCATTTTGCGCGCCTTGAGCGTCTGCGCGTGGAGAGCGTTGTCACGCTGACCGGCAAGGTCGTCGCGCGCAGCGAAGACACGGTGAACAAAAATCTGCCCACTGGCGAGGTGGAGCTGCGCGTTGAGGGGCTGACCGTCCAGTCCGAGGCCGAAGAGCTGCCGCTGGCCGTGTTCGGCGAGCCGGACTGGGCCGAGGAAGTGCGCCTGAAGCACCGCTATATCGATCTGCGCCGCGAGAGCTTGCACAAGCGCATCGTGCTGCGTTCGAAAATCATCGACTCCATCCGCCGCCGCATGATCGAGCAGAATTTCGTCGAGTATCAGACGCCGATCCTGACCGCCTCGTCCCCCGAAGGCGCGCGCGACTATCTGGTGCCCTCGCGCATCCATCCGGGCAAGTTCTACGCCCTGCCGCAGGCCCCGCAGCAGTTCAAGCAGCTCATCATGGTCTCCGGCTTTGACCGGTATTTCCAGATCGCGCCCTGCTTCCGCGACGAGGATGCGCGCGCCGACCGGGCGCCGGGCGAATTCTACCAGCTCGACATGGAAATGAGCTTTGTGGACCAGGAAGACGTGTTCGGCGTGATCGAGCCGGTGCTGGCCGGCCTTTTCCGTGAGTTCGCCGATGGCCGCGAAGTGAGCGATGACGCATTCCCGCGCATCCCCTATGCCGAGGCGATCCGCACCTATGGCTCCGACAAGCCCGATCTGCGCAACCCGCTGAAAATGCAGGCCGTCACCGAGCACTTTGCCGGTTCGGGCTTCAAGGTGTTTGCCGGCATGATCGAGAAGAATCCCGCCGTCGAGGTATGGGCCATCCCCGCGCCTACCGGTGGATCACGCGCATTCTGCGACCGGATGAACAGCTGGGCGCAAAAAGAAGGCCAGCCCGGCCTTGGCTATATCTTCTGGCGTGAAGAGGGCGGGGCGCTGGAAGGCGCTGGCCCCATCGCCAAGAATATCGGGCCGGAGCGCACAGACGCCATCCGCAACCAGCTGGGTCTGAAAGCGGGTGACGCCGTCTTCTTCGTCGCGGGAGTCCCGAAGGACATGTACGCCTTTGCCGGCCGCGCGCGCGACATTGTCGGGCGCGAGCTCGATCTGTGCGAGAAGAATGTCTTCAAATTCTGCTGGATCGTCGATTTCCCGATGTATGAGTGGAATGAGGACGAGAAGAAAATCGACTTCTCCCACAACCCGTTCTCCATGCCGCAAATGGACGCCGAGACCTTCATGGCGCTGGACAAGGGCGATTCCGACACGCTGCTGGGCCTGAAAGCCTGGCAGTATGACATCGTCTGCAACGGGGTGGAGCTCTCCTCCGGCGCGATCCGTAACCACCGCCCCGATGTGATGCTCAAGGCCTTCGAATATGCAGGCTATGGCCCTGAAGTGGTCGAGGAAGCCTTTGGCGGCATGCTGAACGCCTTCCGCTATGGCGCGCCGCCACATGGCGGTATCGCGCCGGGCGTGGACCGGATCGTCATGCTGCTGGCGGGCGTCGAAAACCTGCGCGAGATCGTGATGTTCCCCAAAGACCAGCAGGCCCGCGATCTGATGATGAACGCGCCGGCCTACCCGGAAGCGCGCCAGCTGCGCGAGCTGCACCTGCGCACCGTGCTGCCTGAGGCGAAGAAGGGGTAG
- a CDS encoding DUF2188 domain-containing protein, which produces MSNRTISRKGQHVVPSQSGWSVRKAGAARASSVHATQEAAIAAATKIAKNQGTELYIHGRNGLIRERNSFRNEPRPPKA; this is translated from the coding sequence ATGTCGAACAGAACCATCAGCCGCAAAGGCCAGCATGTTGTTCCGAGCCAGTCGGGCTGGAGCGTCAGGAAAGCTGGCGCAGCACGAGCCTCAAGTGTTCACGCGACACAGGAGGCCGCCATCGCGGCGGCCACCAAGATAGCCAAAAACCAGGGCACAGAACTCTATATCCACGGTCGCAATGGACTGATCCGGGAGCGGAATTCCTTCCGCAACGAACCGCGTCCTCCGAAGGCCTAA
- a CDS encoding FAD-dependent oxidoreductase, which produces MRPLEIAIAGCGPAGLAAALLLHRDGHRVALYERFETPRPIGSGLLIQPTGLAVLERLGLDTALKAHAACVERLLGKAVRSGATVLDVRYRALGKPLRVGLGIHRAALFAILYDAVLAEAIPVHTSAEITGSELGANGQRALVMADGRREGPFDLIVDALGTRTPLAPPTGKELEYGALWASLDWPDASELNPHALEQRYRAASIMAGVLPIGTAPHDAKAKAALFWSIKGADVPEWREAGLEAWKAQVRTVWPAVEPLLEQISDPGQLVFARYAHRTLKKPGEPGLIHIGDAWHSASPQLGQGANMALLDAYALALAFREGSDVPGAIARAIAYRRFHVWLYQVLTAFFTPVYQSDSRFIPFLRDRLVGPVSKVWPAPGIQAALVSGLVGGPLGRLGLR; this is translated from the coding sequence ATGCGGCCACTGGAGATTGCCATTGCAGGGTGTGGCCCGGCCGGGCTTGCCGCTGCGCTGCTGCTGCACCGCGATGGCCACCGCGTGGCGCTCTATGAGCGCTTCGAGACGCCGCGACCGATTGGTTCAGGCCTGCTGATCCAGCCGACGGGGCTGGCCGTGCTCGAAAGGCTGGGGCTCGATACGGCACTGAAGGCCCATGCGGCCTGCGTGGAGCGGCTTCTCGGCAAGGCGGTGCGCTCTGGCGCGACAGTGCTGGACGTGCGCTATCGCGCGCTTGGCAAGCCCTTGCGGGTGGGTCTGGGCATTCACCGCGCGGCGCTGTTTGCGATCCTTTATGATGCCGTGCTGGCCGAAGCCATTCCGGTCCATACCTCCGCCGAGATTACGGGCAGCGAGCTGGGGGCGAACGGCCAGCGCGCGCTGGTCATGGCGGATGGACGCCGCGAGGGTCCGTTTGACCTGATTGTCGATGCGCTTGGCACGCGCACGCCTTTGGCCCCGCCCACCGGCAAGGAGCTGGAATACGGCGCGCTCTGGGCGAGCCTTGACTGGCCGGATGCGTCCGAGCTGAACCCCCACGCGCTGGAGCAGAGATACCGCGCCGCCTCCATCATGGCGGGCGTCCTGCCCATCGGCACCGCGCCGCATGATGCAAAGGCCAAGGCGGCGCTCTTCTGGTCCATCAAAGGCGCGGATGTGCCTGAGTGGCGTGAAGCGGGCCTCGAGGCGTGGAAAGCGCAAGTGCGCACCGTCTGGCCCGCCGTGGAGCCGCTGCTGGAGCAGATCAGTGATCCGGGTCAGCTCGTCTTTGCCCGTTATGCGCATCGCACGCTGAAAAAACCCGGCGAGCCGGGGTTGATCCATATCGGCGATGCCTGGCACTCGGCCAGCCCCCAGCTGGGGCAGGGGGCGAACATGGCGCTGCTCGATGCGTATGCGCTGGCGCTGGCTTTCCGCGAGGGTTCGGATGTTCCGGGCGCCATCGCCCGTGCGATTGCCTATCGCCGCTTCCATGTGTGGCTCTATCAGGTGCTGACGGCCTTCTTCACCCCGGTCTACCAGTCTGACAGCCGCTTCATCCCCTTCCTGCGCGACCGGCTGGTCGGCCCTGTCTCCAAGGTCTGGCCCGCACCGGGCATACAGGCGGCTCTGGTCAGCGGGCTGGTCGGAGGGCCGCTGGGGCGGTTGGGGTTACGCTGA
- a CDS encoding amidohydrolase — MRTLVSAAALAVSLALPVQAQEALSSALQSDWDAHLRPLYEHFHANPELSFMEFETAARLAAELRDAGYEVTENVGRTGIVAVMENGEGPVVLMRADMDGLPVREQTPLEYASTVIAEDRMGNEFPVMHACAHDTHMTALVGAARWMSNNREAWSGTLVLIGQPAEEVGLGAYAMLEEGLYERFPVPDAVISHHTWGYVPAGQIRYAPGFAMANVDTVDLHIRGIGAHGASPHLGRDPVVIGSQIVLALQTLVSRELSPFDTGVVTVGAFNAGTKHNIISDEAHLQITVRSYTDEVRERLLTGIERIARGTAMAAGLPEELMPVMEMDEVYTPALYNDPALSDRAGAVLTRRFGDAVDTASPVTGGEDFSRYGRTEHDVPIFMFWVGGSPQSVWDAAEAAGETPPANHSPFYYPDAQSAVTMAAEGMTLIALDLFENGVPGAAQ, encoded by the coding sequence ATGCGCACGCTTGTTTCTGCTGCCGCCCTGGCGGTCTCGCTCGCCCTGCCAGTCCAGGCACAAGAGGCATTGTCGTCCGCGCTGCAGTCGGACTGGGATGCGCATCTGCGCCCGCTCTATGAGCATTTCCACGCCAATCCGGAGCTCTCCTTCATGGAGTTCGAAACCGCTGCGCGCCTCGCTGCTGAGCTGCGCGATGCCGGGTATGAGGTGACGGAAAATGTCGGGCGTACCGGCATTGTCGCGGTAATGGAGAACGGGGAAGGCCCGGTCGTGCTGATGCGCGCGGACATGGACGGCCTGCCCGTGCGTGAGCAGACGCCGCTGGAATACGCCTCCACCGTTATCGCTGAGGACCGGATGGGCAATGAGTTTCCGGTCATGCATGCCTGCGCCCACGATACGCACATGACCGCCTTGGTCGGGGCGGCGCGCTGGATGTCAAACAATCGCGAGGCGTGGTCGGGCACGCTGGTGCTGATCGGCCAGCCGGCAGAAGAGGTGGGGCTTGGCGCCTATGCCATGCTGGAGGAAGGGCTCTATGAGCGGTTTCCGGTGCCGGACGCGGTGATTTCCCACCATACCTGGGGCTATGTGCCCGCCGGGCAGATACGCTATGCGCCGGGCTTTGCCATGGCCAATGTGGACACGGTGGACCTGCACATTCGCGGCATTGGCGCCCATGGTGCCTCGCCGCATCTGGGGCGCGATCCGGTGGTGATCGGCTCGCAGATCGTGCTGGCGCTGCAAACGCTGGTCAGCCGCGAACTTTCACCCTTTGATACCGGCGTGGTGACGGTCGGCGCGTTCAATGCCGGCACCAAGCACAACATCATCTCCGATGAAGCCCATCTGCAGATCACCGTGCGTTCCTACACGGACGAGGTGCGCGAGCGCCTGCTCACCGGCATTGAGCGCATTGCGCGCGGCACGGCGATGGCGGCGGGCCTGCCTGAGGAACTGATGCCGGTGATGGAGATGGACGAGGTCTACACGCCCGCGCTCTACAACGACCCGGCCCTGTCCGACCGGGCAGGCGCGGTGCTGACCCGGCGCTTTGGCGATGCGGTGGACACCGCCAGCCCCGTGACCGGCGGCGAGGATTTCTCCCGCTATGGCCGCACAGAGCATGATGTGCCGATCTTCATGTTCTGGGTGGGCGGCTCGCCGCAAAGCGTGTGGGACGCGGCTGAGGCAGCAGGCGAAACCCCGCCCGCCAACCATTCGCCCTTCTACTATCCCGATGCGCAGAGCGCGGTGACGATGGCCGCCGAAGGCATGACACTCATCGCGCTCGACCTGTTCGAGAACGGGGTTCCGGGCGCGGCGCAGTAA
- a CDS encoding lysophospholipid acyltransferase family protein, with protein sequence MMGLLVVAPATLVPGRWATVGAIWLYCRAMTGWMSLCGLNLLVRRLHVLPDTEPAVIASKHQSWGDGICLVSRHRELTYVIGDHMLKYPLVGWILTRAEAVVVDNAGGKRTNGGLDTGLQALQRSGRDVLIYPEGGLSEVGSKKRYRLGVYRLAKDLNRPVIPVATNLGVFWPQQKWEFRPGLAIIELLDPIHPGDDPKAFITALETAIETRTAELVKAGRRGMG encoded by the coding sequence ATGATGGGCCTGCTGGTCGTGGCTCCAGCCACGCTTGTGCCCGGCCGTTGGGCCACGGTCGGCGCGATCTGGCTCTATTGCCGCGCCATGACGGGCTGGATGAGCCTGTGCGGCCTCAATCTGCTGGTGCGCCGCCTGCACGTGCTGCCCGATACCGAGCCGGCGGTAATCGCGTCGAAGCACCAGTCCTGGGGCGACGGCATCTGCCTCGTCTCGCGCCATCGCGAACTGACCTATGTGATCGGCGATCACATGCTCAAATACCCGCTTGTGGGCTGGATACTTACCCGCGCCGAGGCCGTGGTGGTCGATAATGCAGGCGGGAAACGCACCAATGGCGGCCTTGATACCGGCCTTCAGGCGCTTCAACGCTCTGGCCGCGATGTGCTGATCTATCCCGAAGGCGGATTGAGCGAGGTTGGCAGCAAGAAGCGCTACCGCCTCGGTGTCTACCGGCTGGCCAAGGATCTGAACCGGCCTGTCATTCCGGTGGCCACCAATCTGGGTGTCTTCTGGCCGCAGCAGAAATGGGAGTTCCGCCCCGGCCTCGCGATTATCGAGCTGCTGGACCCGATCCATCCCGGCGATGATCCCAAAGCCTTCATCACCGCACTGGAAACCGCCATCGAGACGCGAACAGCGGAGCTGGTAAAGGCGGGGCGGAGGGGGATGGGGTAG
- the metG gene encoding methionine--tRNA ligase, translating into MARILITSALPYINGIKHLGNLAGSMLPADVYARFQRMRGAEVLYICATDEHGTPAELAAAAAGQDVRTYCDEQHVLQKEIGERFALSWDYFGRTSSPENAELTQHFAEVLEAKGLIAEIVEKQIYSKADKRFLPDRYVEGICPHCGYENARGDQCDNCGKLLEPTDLIEPYSTISGSRDLEVRDTRHLQLKQSEMEPRLRQWVDEATNWPQLARSIAYKWLDEGLRDRTITRDLSWGVKVTRDGAPRDGFEDKVFYVWFDAPIGYIAATAEWAKDTGNDWERWWRTDKGAGDVSYVQFMGKDNVAFHTVSFPATILGSEEPWKLVDRLKAFNWLNWYGGKFSTSSKRGVFMDAALDLLPSDYWRWYLTANAPEGSDTQFTWESFQGVINSDLANVLGNFVNRITKYCAAKFDGQVPATGTPGEAEAWIAAELSERLNALTAHYEAMEYRKAAAETRAIWAAGNEYLTRAEPWVKYKSDVDAAAVGVRTGLNLAAVFAIIAQPVIPDTAGKVLGALGVPEDRRSWPDWQDKALLDALPHGHAITPPDVLFAKIEDASVEEWRERFGGE; encoded by the coding sequence ATGGCCCGCATACTGATTACCTCCGCCCTGCCTTATATCAATGGAATCAAGCATCTGGGCAATCTGGCCGGCTCCATGTTGCCCGCCGATGTCTATGCGCGCTTCCAGAGGATGCGCGGGGCTGAGGTGCTCTATATCTGCGCCACGGACGAACATGGCACGCCGGCGGAACTGGCGGCTGCCGCTGCGGGGCAGGATGTGCGCACCTATTGCGACGAACAGCATGTCCTCCAGAAAGAGATTGGCGAGCGCTTTGCCCTGTCATGGGACTATTTCGGCCGCACCTCGTCTCCGGAAAATGCTGAGCTGACCCAGCACTTTGCCGAGGTGCTGGAGGCGAAGGGACTGATCGCCGAGATCGTTGAAAAGCAGATCTATTCCAAGGCCGACAAGCGCTTCCTGCCGGACCGTTATGTGGAGGGCATTTGCCCCCATTGCGGCTATGAGAACGCGCGCGGCGACCAGTGTGATAATTGCGGCAAGCTGCTCGAACCGACAGACCTCATTGAGCCCTATTCCACCATTTCCGGCTCACGTGATCTGGAAGTGCGCGATACGCGCCATCTGCAGCTCAAACAGAGCGAGATGGAGCCGCGCCTGCGCCAATGGGTAGATGAAGCCACGAACTGGCCGCAGCTCGCCCGCTCCATCGCCTATAAATGGCTCGATGAGGGCCTGCGCGACCGCACCATCACGCGAGACCTCTCATGGGGTGTGAAGGTCACCAGGGACGGCGCACCCCGCGACGGCTTTGAGGACAAGGTCTTCTATGTCTGGTTCGATGCGCCGATCGGCTATATCGCGGCGACCGCCGAATGGGCGAAGGATACGGGGAATGACTGGGAGCGCTGGTGGCGCACCGACAAGGGCGCGGGCGATGTCTCCTACGTCCAGTTCATGGGCAAGGATAATGTCGCCTTCCACACGGTCAGCTTCCCCGCGACCATTCTCGGCTCTGAAGAGCCGTGGAAGCTGGTGGACCGGCTCAAAGCCTTCAACTGGCTCAACTGGTATGGCGGCAAGTTCTCCACCAGTAGCAAACGCGGCGTCTTCATGGACGCGGCGCTCGATCTCCTGCCGTCTGATTACTGGCGCTGGTATCTGACGGCCAATGCGCCGGAAGGCTCTGACACCCAGTTCACCTGGGAGAGTTTTCAGGGCGTGATAAACTCCGACCTCGCCAATGTGCTGGGCAATTTCGTCAACCGGATCACCAAATATTGCGCCGCGAAGTTCGACGGGCAGGTGCCGGCCACCGGCACACCCGGCGAGGCCGAAGCCTGGATCGCGGCCGAGCTGTCCGAACGGCTAAACGCGCTGACCGCGCACTATGAGGCAATGGAATACCGCAAGGCGGCGGCCGAGACCCGCGCCATCTGGGCGGCGGGCAATGAATACCTGACCAGAGCCGAGCCGTGGGTGAAGTACAAGAGCGATGTGGACGCGGCCGCCGTGGGCGTGCGCACCGGCCTCAATCTCGCAGCCGTTTTTGCCATCATCGCCCAGCCGGTCATCCCGGACACGGCGGGCAAGGTTCTCGGCGCGCTCGGCGTTCCTGAAGACAGGCGCAGCTGGCCGGACTGGCAGGACAAGGCCCTGCTCGACGCCCTGCCGCATGGCCACGCCATCACCCCGCCGGACGTGCTCTTTGCCAAGATCGAGGATGCGTCGGTGGAGGAGTGGCGGGAAAGGTTTGGCGGGGAGTAG
- a CDS encoding DUF1761 domain-containing protein has product MPRIFGHDLLALIAAAVAIYIIGFLIYGLLFSAFWMEQYGYTADSFAGHEWKMFLGPVMPVLTVLGLAALFQTANASGLKAHLRIGVIVWAGFSLSTLLYGFAYGITMTKGALALDAVHLLLGILAASAILVWRK; this is encoded by the coding sequence ATGCCCAGAATTTTCGGTCACGACCTTCTAGCGCTCATCGCCGCTGCGGTCGCCATCTACATCATCGGTTTTCTCATATACGGCCTTCTCTTCTCCGCCTTCTGGATGGAACAGTATGGCTATACGGCAGACAGCTTTGCCGGCCATGAATGGAAAATGTTCCTGGGGCCGGTCATGCCGGTCCTGACCGTGCTGGGGCTGGCGGCCCTGTTCCAGACGGCAAACGCCAGCGGATTGAAGGCGCATTTGCGCATCGGCGTCATCGTCTGGGCGGGCTTCTCATTGAGCACGCTGCTTTACGGCTTTGCCTACGGTATCACGATGACCAAGGGCGCGCTCGCGCTCGACGCGGTGCATCTGCTGCTGGGGATACTGGCGGCCTCGGCCATTCTGGTCTGGCGCAAGTAG